Within Spinacia oleracea cultivar Varoflay chromosome 4, BTI_SOV_V1, whole genome shotgun sequence, the genomic segment aaacaaataaacaaaaaagaacaaataattcaacaaaaaagaacaaacaatataaaaaagaacataaaattcaagaaaaaagaacaaacaatacaacaattatgaacaattttatgatgaattttaaagccaacatgaaagaacaaacaatacaacaataagtttgatgaatgaatttaaaaaacaacaagaaagaacaaacagtacaacaagaaagaacaaacaatacaaaaagaaagaataaaagattaatgaagagtataatcatgaacattaaccatatgattattataaacaaacaaataaacaagaaagaacaaacaatataaaaaagaacataaaattccagaagaaagaacaaaaaatttaacaattataaaaatttgatgatgaatttaaaaaacaacatgaaagaacaaacagtataacaagaaagaacaaacagtacaataaaaaagaacaaacagccgacaagaatgaacaaacaatatgagcgcgtcgtttttggGGGGTACATCTAGAGCTGGTTGTACCCAGGTATAGCAGTTAGCGATtgcttttgtgatttatatttaagaaaaatatagtcatgtgaggTCTTGTtcgattcgtctcaataaatattttttacatatcatctttttatttttttcttatccgtaattgaaaatattaatgtttgaagtcgtgcattgacaaacgtgactAAATAATTGTCTCGTGTAAATAAGAAAACAgaaattttatattattttaatttgactTTAGTGTAATAGATGTTGGCaggttaattatttatttaagttagtgtttgttaaaaaaaaattggttatAAGTTATGCTAATGAGAAGTAACTATATGTGCTGATAATAAAGTAGGAAGATAAGTTTCTCGATGGTAattttttattgttaatatttttCATCCTATTCCTCCTGCAAATAATAGATGGATGGAATACAGGTGATGGATAGATTGGGTGAAGCGGATGGATCATGGATGCAGGTGACGCTCCACTCAATCCGAACTCGATCCATTCCGATCTCTATTTCTAGGTATGCGGATGACAGTGAAGTTGTACGGACGTACAATTATGATCTTATAGGAACTTATTACACCATAGAGCAAATATATGAAATCATACAGAACGTAATTAGTTACCCGATCTAACCTGGTGTCCTGGTCCATTTTAAATTTTGACCCGAGCCCAATCCTGACCCAGCCCATTACACAATTCTAGATGATCGAGATCAACATGCAGTCGTAGAGGGCCGGTGTAATGGACTCATGCTTTGACTAAGAGAGTACAATTAGTTGCGGATATGTGTAAGTATTATTCACAAGTCAAAACTATTAGAGGAATTTAGAGGCACTGCAAAACTGCATGTGCATGTATTTATCATGATGCTCGAATTCGTCTTGGAAAGTTGGAAGTTCGGAACGTACGATTTAATGAGGATAATGACTTTCACTCCTTCTTACTAGGGTTTTTATATTGGGTTATTGGATCAGTTATAAACGTTGGGGTGTCGTCAAAATCAGTTAATGTCGTATGGTTTACGTTTTTATTAATTGGGTTGGTTCGGATGATGTCGGGTCATAAATTATTTCGGATTGAGCGCGGTTTTTGTTCGGGTAACTTCAGTACGGGTAAATCTCGAGTTCGGTTTGAACTGGTTATGGTTTAAACGGTTTTGTGTCGTTTGATTTGGTTCTGATTGCGTTTGGCTTAGGTGTATGTCGGATTCGGGTACAATTTTGACTGGCTTACTTCGGGTGCGAGTCATGTCCGGATCGGCTAAGTGTCGGATTCGAGTCGAGTATGGATCGGTGAGTCTTGGGTTCAGGTTAAGTTCAGATCAGTCATACCTCGGCTACGAGTTTATTACTGCAGATTGAGTTTGCGGTTCATGTTTAGATCGGGTTAATTTAAGCTTGTAAGGGATAAATTATAGTAATGGCGAAAAATTTTAACACTAAAAATAGATTAGTTTTACATTATACCTGGGTAACTTTCAAATATTTtgacttaacttttactccgacgtacagtatttattgtacaccaccttTTAATTAGAATGTGTGTATAAAACTTTTTTAGGTTGTTGTATATTATAGAGGGCCATTTTCGGTCAGTTCGAAAACGTTTTCATATGTTGAATTTAACGGCTTTAGCAAGATGTTTTAGTAAATTGGTAAAAACACCAAACTCGGATTAGTTAGTAAAAAAAACAATGAATGCAAGAGTTGACTTAATATTTTGCAATTCAACCCTCAAGGTGAGCCAACtagacactacaagaatttgtatctttaacgacaacctaattacgacgggtcgaaaatcccgtcgcaaaagccttttgcgacggggctaacaaccaaacaatgacgggaataaccgtcgcaaatatcttttacgacgggtttacaacaaatttacgacgggatttctattaatgacggcccccttttatgacgggttcgcgacaggaaatcccgtcgttaatcaacgattattagcCTTTcgtgacgggatttcccgtcgttaatagtaccatttcttgtagtgagaGTTTCATGATTAGTGACATACTAATCTAGCTTGTACATTAGAAATCCAATTAAACTTGCGTTGCCCCTAAGGTTTTAAACGTTGAAATTGAAAGAGTCGTCACCAAACCATTTATATTCTGTTTGGAAAGATTATGACTTGTAGATAAGACATTGAAATATATTGAAACCGTTTAGTGATCCAAATTTGGGAATGAGACACTTATTTCGAATCGGCTAAGGTATATGAAAATCCAATAAGAATCATTTTCGTCCAAATAATCCTAGCATTAATCTAATTTAGGCGGGTGAGCATGCATTGTTTATCAAGTTATTTATAGAATTTGGTGATCACTTCTAGTTAGTCTTTCAAATCGGCCCACCAGCACCGGATCCTCCACCAGTCGCACCAGCACCGGCCAGCACTGCCTCCAAAGCATGCAATAGGTGTTGTAAGCATTCCCATTAGTTCTTATTACAAGTGAGAAATGGAGGGCTATGTGGGTCTATATAGCGAAAAGTTCGACGAAAAAACTCCGAAAGTTGTGTCTCCAAAACCTTGGAACGGTTGAGAGACTAAAGAGAATGATCAATTTATACTCCGTAGTTAGCTAGTGTTACGTTGGATCAACTTTAAATTTAATACCTTGAACCGTTTAAGTTGAAAAAAAGAATGGTCATGTTTGGCTGTTACATgattagcaaaaaaaattagaggATTTGGCCTAGATGTTCATGTACTACGTAAGATTTATCTAAGGCTTTGGGAGAAAAATTCTTGAAATTACTATTACTTTGTTTCTTAATGACTtaatcatctttttttttttaacccaAAACTAAAAATGTATCGACGTCATTTGCTAACCAATGCATACTATGTACTTAATTAACTAATGAGGCCGGATTGAACATCTAATGGCATGCATGCGAGCTGATTAATAATGAGGCCGGAGTGATCGAACATCTAATTAACTTAATTGCACGACATGATCATGATTATGAAGGTAAGGAAGTTATTACAAATATACCATTCAATAATaaaacaacaagaaaaagaaGATGATGTATGTTGATCGAACACTTTTCAAGTGTATCACTACAATGCTAAAACAAAGGATCAAATCAGAACACTTAGCTTAAAGCATATGTTGCGTTACATGCTATGCGTACATAAAGCCTTAGGACACGATGAACAACTAAATTAAATTTAGTACTCTAGTAACTAGGAGCTTAGGAGGCCTTGTGATTTAACTTAGGCTTGTGCTCAAAGTCAAGGAAGCCCATTTCCAAGTCCTCCACCAGAACCACCACCAAATCCAGCTCCAGCGCCACCGCCAAGTCCACTTCCAAGACCGCCACCGCCAAGTCCATTTCCAAGCCCGCCACCGCCAATTCCACTTCCAAGCCCGccaccacctccacctccaaaccctccaccaccacctgcTCCTCCACCCAAACCACCACCAGCTCCAGATCCTCCTCCAGCTCCAAAACCAGCACCCCCAccagaaccaccaccaccacctccgccaaatcctcctccacctccacctccaccaccaAGACCACCACCAGATCCTCCACCAGCACCGCCTCCAAATCCAGAACCCCCTCCAAGACCAGAACCTCCACCGaggccaccaccacctccaccaccaaATCCTCCACCCCCTCCACCTCCTAGGCCTCCACCGTGGTGCCCAAAGAAGAACTTCTCATCATTAAAGGAACGAGAGGTTGCTAGTTTCCTAGCACTAGTATTGTAAACTAGTGCACCAAGAAGCAAACATAGGAAAACCTTGCTACAAGTCATCTTTTGTAGTAGGGTTTTTTTTGTAATAGAAAATTAGAAGATTTGGGATGAGAAGTGAAGGGCTGCACAAGGGGATTTTATAGTGATAGAATTGACTAAAGGAACTGTAGAAGTTGTATTGCTAAAAGGTTGGAACGGTTGGGAGAATGTTTAATAATCAATAATGTATATGTTCATCTAATAACCGTGTTGGATCAACTTTATTGCTTTCAACTGCTTTATTTCAGAAATAAGAACTTCATGGTAGCTGGCGATTTAATCTTAAACCATATATCTTTGGTAGATTAATCTTTCCATATATGCTCTCATTTCACTTTTAATTACTCGAGCGTGGATAACCAACTAGTTTCGTCATTGATTAAAGTCTTGGGATACGGTGTCTGGTATTACCAACACCTGTAATCGAAACTCATATACACATATAGTACTATTCGTCCTTTAAGTTAcaataacaaaaacaaaaagcaCCTTTAGATTTGTTTCGTTATCGCTCATATGATGTCCGAGTTTTATTTTCTCATGACATAAATCAAACTTCATGTTATATGTAGAATTTAATGCATGGTATTTTTAGGAATGAAAGGgaatttttcttttgaaaagtTTTTGGACGATGAtataggtcgcaagttgcgacaacaaaaTATTGTCGCAACCTTACGTGTCGGCGTTTCATTGGTACATGTAGGCACCACGTAGGCTACGcgtcatcaatttttttttactatcaatttaatatttttactatgaaaatatataaataaggtagtcgatataaatcAGGAaagaaatatttattatatttatagtaaatatatatttctttttatcttataaattacaaattagaaaaataaaaattataatctaattatgtatttttgtgtaattaaaaaatacatcgaattaattttaaaaatacactAATTGAtaacataaaaatatatttcatgtaaataaaaattcataattatacattactttaaaatattattttaattttaattttaatgattaggttagttttaggttttttcatagtaaaaaaaaTCGTTCGTCTCTCCCGCCACACTACACAAAATCACGAGCCAGTAATTTTCGAGTTTATCTAGAGAGGAAGAACTGCACTTGAACAATACTGATAGACTATTGAAGAACAATTTTTTTCcatatgggggggggggggggggtaaatGGGAAAGATGAAGGTGGATGAAAAAAACCAATAATGGGGCGGAGGGTAAATGGAAAAGATGAAGGTGGATGAACAAAACCAATAATGACGCAATACTTTTCCAGTTTTCCTAATCTTTTATTTTCAATGCATGGTATTTCTTATTTtccaagtactccgtataacttGGTAAAtgtcctttttatttatttcctgTATCATGTAAATAATCAAAAGTATtagaattatttttttgaaatgaaagttacattattcaatttgtaaattggaatattaattaagatttttttaccatttttgtaacatgtataataggttataaaatctaaatattttagtttccaaataCATTTATGACACATAAGCGTGCCATGTCACcactgtgacacggcttaaaggtcgcatgttgcgacctttatcatttccgaaagttttttttaaaaaaaagaagaagaaagaaatgAATATTTCGTTTGTGTGGATGTGAGAAA encodes:
- the LOC110780887 gene encoding glycine-rich protein 5 — protein: MTCSKVFLCLLLGALVYNTSARKLATSRSFNDEKFFFGHHGGGLGGGGGGGFGGGGGGGLGGGSGLGGGSGFGGGAGGGSGGGLGGGGGGGGGFGGGGGGGSGGGAGFGAGGGSGAGGGLGGGAGGGGGFGGGGGGGLGSGIGGGGLGNGLGGGGLGSGLGGGAGAGFGGGSGGGLGNGLP